The following proteins are encoded in a genomic region of Methanoculleus bourgensis MS2:
- a CDS encoding ketopantoate reductase family protein, producing the protein MKIVVLGAGAVGLTIAAKLSRVADVHAVARKRHADAVRERGLLMTGIWGEGAYRFSCSEDLPDAWLDADYYIITAKSTDTEAVCRQFAGAIRGREVVSLQNGIGNEEIIGRFTDRVIGGMIITGFEWRGDASVHVSVEAAPMKLGRFPSGMDDAVGRLADLIGEAGIRVEATGGIRSDLWSKTLYNCALNPLGAVTNVPYGALTDPHAWAIVTAIVREAYQVVEAEGVTLPWETAEAYLEYLRTTQLPATATHHSSMLQDLTLGRRTEIDFLNGAVADLGRRHGIDVPYNTCITELIHFREQL; encoded by the coding sequence CGCGTCGCGGACGTCCATGCCGTTGCCAGGAAGCGGCATGCAGATGCGGTGCGGGAACGCGGTCTCCTGATGACCGGGATATGGGGGGAAGGTGCATACCGCTTCAGCTGCTCCGAAGACCTGCCGGATGCATGGCTGGACGCCGATTACTACATCATCACCGCAAAGTCCACCGACACGGAGGCAGTCTGCCGCCAGTTTGCTGGTGCCATCAGGGGGCGCGAGGTGGTGAGCCTCCAGAACGGCATCGGGAACGAGGAGATCATCGGCAGGTTCACTGACCGGGTCATCGGCGGGATGATCATCACCGGGTTTGAGTGGCGTGGCGACGCATCGGTCCATGTCTCGGTGGAGGCGGCGCCCATGAAACTGGGGCGGTTCCCGTCCGGCATGGACGACGCGGTCGGGCGTCTCGCGGACCTCATTGGTGAGGCCGGGATCCGGGTTGAGGCGACCGGCGGGATCAGGAGCGATCTCTGGTCGAAGACTCTCTACAACTGTGCGTTAAACCCGCTTGGCGCCGTCACGAATGTCCCCTACGGTGCGCTCACCGATCCGCACGCCTGGGCAATCGTCACCGCGATTGTCAGGGAAGCCTACCAGGTGGTGGAAGCCGAGGGCGTCACCCTCCCCTGGGAGACGGCGGAGGCCTACCTGGAGTATCTCAGGACCACTCAGCTCCCGGCGACGGCCACCCACCACTCGTCGATGCTCCAGGATCTCACCCTGGGACGGAGGACCGAGATCGACTTCTTAAACGGCGCGGTGGCGGACCTCGGACGGAGGCACGGTATCGACGTGCCGTATAACACCTGCATCACCGAACTGATCCACTTTCGGGAGCAACTCTGA
- the mobA gene encoding molybdenum cofactor guanylyltransferase, translated as MRSAIVLVGGAARRAGGREKYFFTFQGKTFIDRLIDTLQEAVDEIVVVARDPGQCERFCHLGDIRCIADIRRGLGPIGGLHAGAQAVHGEYVFVAACDMPCISPAVVRLLFDAIGDYDAAIPCWNADMLEPLHAVYRTSALLSYLEEHDSLSLRTMIRSINTRYVSVEKIREIDPDLMTFTNINKLEDLKMIDPSAEHGQDDACGSGQGTP; from the coding sequence ATGCGGTCGGCGATTGTCCTGGTCGGGGGAGCGGCACGGCGTGCCGGCGGGAGGGAGAAGTACTTCTTCACGTTCCAGGGCAAGACCTTCATCGATCGCCTCATCGATACCCTGCAGGAGGCGGTGGATGAGATCGTGGTGGTCGCCCGGGACCCCGGGCAGTGCGAGCGGTTCTGCCACCTCGGGGATATCAGGTGCATAGCAGATATCAGGAGAGGGCTCGGCCCCATCGGCGGCCTGCATGCGGGGGCGCAGGCGGTGCATGGTGAGTATGTCTTCGTTGCCGCCTGTGATATGCCCTGCATCAGCCCTGCGGTGGTGCGACTGCTCTTTGACGCCATCGGGGACTATGACGCCGCCATACCCTGCTGGAACGCCGATATGCTCGAGCCGCTCCATGCGGTTTACCGGACGAGCGCACTGCTCAGTTACCTGGAGGAGCATGACTCGCTCTCGCTCCGTACGATGATACGGAGCATTAACACCCGGTATGTGAGCGTTGAGAAGATCCGCGAGATCGATCCGGACCTGATGACGTTTACGAATATCAACAAACTGGAAGACCTGAAGATGATCGATCCCTCGGCGGAGCACGGCCAGGATGATGCGTGCGGGTCCGGGCAGGGAACCCCGTAA
- a CDS encoding WD40 repeat domain-containing protein: MSSGEVPSTNSSAGGGADSGLARAGPPGSAAGRSLPLLLFCCLILALCGFASAAEGTYAPLWDVGANGAISSVAISQDGTAVVAGAGSTVYLLDQKGDVLWKTTVGSRVNGVGISPEGSHIGVAADKLYLFDKDGNLLWTEKTTFVYLSVSLSSKAAYVATGCDNGAVYIFDRNKKTLWDYDMGTDSYSIAISENGRVIAVGCDDQGVYYLNSRQGESWSYGTGKCVKGIALTPDGRFVAAGSLDRCVYLSTGEGEHLWKYPTGDAIISTALTNEAREVFAASGRSVLVLDRSGAEIQKIALKGRAESIAATPDGSFLVIGGGDGDRSIHLFTRDAALLSSGSQEVPVNETEPVESPTGNVTSLPVPTTDNASAVAEVTPLPPDEEVSIASQMLGWLENIFSLLFKPQEDFLA, translated from the coding sequence ATGTCATCGGGGGAAGTGCCTTCAACAAATTCCAGTGCGGGAGGGGGGGCTGATTCCGGGTTGGCGCGAGCAGGACCGCCCGGATCCGCCGCCGGCCGCTCTCTACCGCTCCTTCTGTTCTGCTGCCTGATACTTGCCCTGTGCGGTTTTGCCTCCGCTGCGGAGGGGACATATGCCCCCCTCTGGGACGTGGGGGCCAATGGTGCCATCAGTTCCGTGGCTATCTCGCAGGACGGCACCGCGGTCGTTGCCGGTGCGGGCTCGACGGTCTACCTCCTGGACCAGAAGGGGGATGTACTCTGGAAGACCACTGTCGGCTCCCGGGTGAACGGTGTCGGTATATCGCCTGAAGGGTCGCACATCGGTGTCGCTGCAGATAAACTCTATCTCTTTGATAAAGACGGAAATCTTCTCTGGACCGAGAAGACCACGTTTGTCTACCTCAGTGTCTCTCTCTCTTCCAAAGCCGCGTATGTTGCCACCGGATGCGACAACGGTGCGGTATACATCTTTGACCGGAACAAGAAAACGCTCTGGGACTACGATATGGGAACCGACAGTTACAGTATTGCCATATCCGAGAATGGGCGTGTCATTGCAGTAGGATGCGATGACCAGGGAGTCTACTACCTCAACAGCAGGCAGGGAGAGTCCTGGAGTTACGGGACCGGCAAGTGTGTGAAGGGCATCGCCCTCACCCCCGACGGCCGGTTCGTGGCCGCCGGGTCACTTGACCGGTGCGTCTACCTCTCCACGGGCGAGGGCGAGCACCTCTGGAAGTATCCCACCGGGGATGCCATCATCTCAACAGCGCTGACGAATGAGGCACGAGAGGTCTTTGCCGCATCCGGCAGGTCTGTGCTCGTCCTCGACCGTTCCGGGGCCGAGATCCAGAAGATCGCCCTCAAAGGTCGTGCGGAGTCGATCGCAGCGACCCCGGACGGTTCGTTCCTCGTGATCGGGGGCGGCGACGGCGACCGGTCCATCCACCTCTTCACGCGGGACGCGGCCCTGCTCAGCAGCGGGAGTCAGGAGGTCCCGGTAAACGAGACCGAACCAGTGGAGAGCCCGACGGGCAACGTGACCTCCCTCCCGGTCCCCACGACCGACAACGCCAGTGCAGTGGCAGAAGTGACCCCTCTGCCCCCGGATGAGGAGGTTTCCATCGCCTCGCAGATGCTCGGGTGGCTGGAGAACATCTTCTCCCTCCTCTTTAAACCGCAGGAGGACTTCCTCGCCTGA
- a CDS encoding dihydroorotate dehydrogenase electron transfer subunit, with translation MDEQMPIGVTLNEIIPETPSIRTFVFDREIAFRPGQFVMVWVPGVDEVPMALSSPSSITVLEVGDATAALFAMREGDRIGIRGPYGNGFTVTGRTLAIAGGVGASPLLPLVAAGQVDTFLIGGRTASELLFADRIREAATLMVATDDGTAGHHGFVTDLISRVDLADFSHICVCGPEVMMAAVLGILDREGCAERGQFSLHRYMKCGVGLCGSCCTDPHGLRVCRDGPVFSGDVLLGSEFGHYARDASGRRRRV, from the coding sequence ATGGATGAGCAGATGCCCATCGGGGTTACACTAAACGAGATCATCCCGGAGACGCCGTCGATCAGGACGTTCGTCTTCGACCGCGAGATCGCTTTCCGGCCGGGACAGTTCGTGATGGTCTGGGTGCCGGGCGTCGACGAGGTCCCGATGGCCCTCTCCTCCCCGTCCTCGATCACCGTCCTGGAGGTGGGAGACGCGACCGCCGCCCTCTTTGCGATGCGCGAGGGCGACCGGATCGGGATCAGGGGTCCGTACGGGAACGGCTTTACGGTGACCGGGAGGACCCTTGCTATTGCCGGCGGGGTTGGGGCTTCCCCGCTGCTACCGCTCGTGGCGGCCGGGCAGGTGGATACCTTCCTCATCGGCGGCCGGACGGCCTCTGAACTCCTCTTTGCCGACCGGATACGGGAAGCGGCGACGCTGATGGTCGCGACCGACGACGGTACCGCCGGTCACCACGGGTTCGTGACCGACCTCATATCGAGGGTAGACCTCGCCGACTTCAGCCATATCTGCGTCTGCGGCCCCGAGGTCATGATGGCGGCGGTGCTCGGCATCCTCGACCGTGAGGGGTGTGCAGAGCGGGGGCAGTTCTCCCTGCACCGCTACATGAAGTGCGGGGTCGGCCTCTGCGGGTCATGCTGCACCGACCCGCACGGTCTCCGGGTCTGCCGGGACGGCCCGGTCTTCTCCGGCGACGTTCTGCTCGGGAGCGAGTTCGGGCACTACGCGCGCGACGCGAGCGGGCGGAGGCGCAGGGTCTAG
- a CDS encoding dihydroorotate dehydrogenase produces the protein MVTLYPGPTEVGGVRLKNHLLLAAGILGTTGASLARILHNGAGGVVTKSIGPDPKEGHPGPCLIVVDGGIINAMGLPNPSAAFVDELAVLQGEPVVVSIFGGTPEEFRTVAGWFAGTASGLELNLSCPHAEGYGAAIGSDPALVEECTRAVASLGVPTWVKLTPNVADIGEIGAAAERGGADAVVAVNTVKAMRISTSLRRPVLGNRFGGLSGKAIFPIAVRCVYDLYEACSIPIIGCGGVSTADNVVEMMMAGASAVEVGSAVIDDIGIFAAIAKDLYSHDGIDAREIVGCAHG, from the coding sequence ATGGTTACGCTTTATCCTGGCCCTACCGAGGTCGGCGGCGTCCGGCTGAAGAACCACCTTCTGCTGGCTGCCGGCATCCTCGGGACCACCGGTGCGTCACTCGCCCGCATCCTGCACAACGGTGCGGGCGGCGTGGTCACGAAATCCATCGGCCCGGACCCGAAAGAGGGGCACCCGGGACCCTGCCTGATCGTCGTCGACGGAGGTATCATCAACGCCATGGGCCTCCCGAACCCCTCGGCAGCGTTCGTGGATGAACTGGCCGTCCTGCAGGGTGAACCTGTGGTCGTGAGCATCTTTGGGGGGACACCGGAGGAGTTCCGGACGGTCGCAGGCTGGTTCGCCGGCACAGCATCAGGGCTCGAACTGAACCTCTCCTGCCCCCACGCGGAGGGCTACGGGGCTGCTATCGGGAGCGACCCTGCCCTGGTGGAGGAGTGCACGAGGGCGGTGGCCTCGCTCGGGGTCCCGACCTGGGTGAAACTCACCCCGAACGTCGCTGATATCGGGGAGATCGGGGCGGCAGCGGAACGCGGCGGGGCGGATGCGGTCGTCGCGGTCAACACGGTGAAGGCGATGCGGATATCGACGTCACTCCGCCGGCCGGTGCTCGGGAACCGGTTCGGCGGGCTCTCGGGGAAGGCGATCTTTCCTATCGCGGTCAGGTGCGTCTACGACCTCTACGAGGCGTGTTCCATCCCGATCATCGGGTGCGGCGGGGTCTCCACTGCAGATAACGTTGTTGAGATGATGATGGCGGGTGCGAGCGCCGTCGAGGTAGGGAGCGCGGTCATCGACGATATCGGCATCTTTGCAGCGATAGCAAAGGACCTCTACAGCCACGATGGTATCGACGCTCGCGAGATCGTGGGGTGCGCCCATGGATGA
- a CDS encoding malate dehydrogenase: MTSLAILGVGKVGGETAFLSAALGLADEIILYDAYDPILRAQVLDLQHTGIDVTVSTDTAAMRDADIFIFAAGTPRTPDVRTRADLLEANIPVVKRCGRHLQGFSGVVITITNPMDANNYGLWKVMGIDRRQCIGFGGQLDSARFACLLREAGVPGPAWVLGEHGEHQVPLFSKTGAYVEIDEREATLSRMRGASMEVIRGKGGTVFGPAYHIAMLIRAILEDRREVLSCSCVLDGEYGLSGCSLGVPARIGREGILGIEEWSLDTWEEEKMAEAGAFVKGLCRRFDD, from the coding sequence ATGACCTCGCTCGCAATCTTAGGTGTAGGAAAGGTGGGGGGCGAGACGGCGTTTCTCTCCGCCGCGCTCGGTCTCGCCGATGAGATCATCCTCTACGACGCATACGACCCCATCCTCCGTGCCCAGGTGCTCGATCTGCAACACACGGGTATCGATGTCACGGTCTCTACCGACACAGCGGCGATGCGGGACGCCGATATCTTCATCTTTGCGGCAGGCACCCCGAGAACGCCGGATGTCAGGACCAGGGCCGATCTCCTCGAGGCCAACATCCCGGTGGTGAAACGCTGCGGCAGACACCTGCAGGGATTTTCAGGGGTCGTCATCACCATCACCAACCCCATGGACGCAAACAACTACGGCCTCTGGAAGGTGATGGGCATCGATAGGCGACAATGCATCGGGTTTGGCGGTCAGCTCGACAGCGCCCGCTTTGCCTGCCTCCTCCGCGAGGCAGGGGTCCCCGGGCCTGCCTGGGTGCTCGGTGAGCATGGCGAACACCAGGTGCCGCTCTTCTCAAAGACCGGCGCCTATGTCGAGATCGATGAGCGGGAAGCAACCCTCTCCCGGATGCGGGGGGCGAGCATGGAGGTGATCCGCGGCAAGGGCGGCACGGTCTTTGGCCCTGCATATCACATCGCGATGTTGATACGCGCGATCCTTGAAGACCGACGCGAGGTGCTCTCCTGCTCGTGCGTGCTCGACGGCGAGTACGGCCTCTCGGGCTGCTCGCTCGGCGTCCCGGCCCGGATCGGGCGTGAGGGGATCCTCGGTATCGAGGAATGGAGCCTCGATACCTGGGAAGAGGAGAAGATGGCAGAGGCGGGAGCGTTCGTGAAGGGGCTCTGCAGGAGGTTTGATGACTGA
- a CDS encoding DNA-directed DNA polymerase, which yields MSTPATLDDFGKTRIGIHQVEYSVGPDIPVIHVFGRDASGSAVKVDVTGFRPYFYAPAGQVDGKPVPPDIDVEPDTTYRSIQGEALRRLYTRRPGDVRDIRDRYQHYEADIPFATRFMIDCGLTGGMELPAGATVVDYRELAPVDIKAPARTCIMDIECVDERGFPEPERDPIICVTCWDSFDEDYTTLLWQPGGVPGDAAELSLNARHRVVRFPDEVAMLKGLIDYVRERDPDILSGWNFVEFDIPYILQRMAALGLRGEDLARLPGQTTRNAVRGRSIFDLLGAYRKMHQAQKESYRLDAVAEEELGETKVRYSGTITALWQSDPARLVEYNYRDVELCVGIDKKNNIIEFYREIARYVGCPLDRTLNSSNVIDIFVLRKASGRFILPSKGFAAGDEFEGATVFEPATGLRENVVVLDLKSLYPMAMMTINASPETKNPDGELRAPNGVRFSREPDGLTRSILSELLVERDERKRLRNRYPFGSPEYVLYDLQQNVLKVIMNSYYGVSGYTRFRLYDREIGSAVTSVGRAIIKHTRDVITDLGYTVLYGDTDSCMVEVPPGSLEETIAKARAIEARLNASYGDFARRELAADKHYFSIKFEKVYRRFFQAGKKKRYAGHLVWKEGKDVDEVDVVGFEIRRSDSPQVTREVQHDVLEMILRGDAFEDVQAYLRDVIRRYRRGEYSLDEAGIPGGIGKNLDSYENEDAHIRGAKYSNKYLGTDFKRGSKPKRVYIKTVTEKYPRTDVVCFEYADQVPPEFVVDWETMLEKTLKGPLSRIIEPLGWDWHDVDPTRTTLFDFGM from the coding sequence ATGAGCACCCCGGCAACCCTGGACGATTTCGGGAAGACCCGGATCGGCATTCACCAGGTGGAGTACAGTGTCGGCCCTGATATCCCGGTCATCCATGTATTCGGCAGGGATGCCTCAGGGAGCGCCGTCAAGGTTGACGTGACCGGTTTTCGGCCCTACTTCTACGCGCCAGCCGGCCAGGTGGACGGGAAACCCGTCCCGCCGGACATCGACGTGGAGCCGGACACGACCTACCGCTCCATCCAGGGCGAGGCGCTACGAAGGCTCTATACCCGGCGCCCCGGTGACGTCCGCGACATCCGTGACCGCTACCAGCACTATGAGGCAGACATCCCGTTTGCCACCAGGTTCATGATCGACTGCGGTCTTACCGGCGGTATGGAACTGCCTGCCGGCGCCACGGTGGTCGACTACCGAGAACTTGCGCCGGTCGATATCAAGGCTCCCGCGCGGACCTGCATCATGGATATCGAGTGCGTGGACGAGCGGGGTTTCCCGGAGCCGGAGCGGGATCCGATCATCTGCGTCACCTGCTGGGACTCCTTCGATGAGGACTACACGACCCTCCTCTGGCAGCCCGGCGGGGTACCGGGCGATGCGGCCGAACTCAGTCTCAACGCGCGGCACCGGGTCGTCCGGTTCCCGGACGAGGTGGCGATGCTCAAGGGGCTCATCGACTATGTCAGGGAGCGCGACCCGGATATCCTCTCGGGCTGGAACTTCGTTGAGTTCGATATCCCCTACATCCTGCAGCGGATGGCGGCGCTCGGGCTCCGCGGTGAGGACCTCGCGCGCCTCCCCGGGCAGACCACGCGTAACGCTGTCCGGGGGAGATCGATCTTCGACCTCCTTGGCGCCTACCGGAAGATGCACCAGGCCCAGAAGGAGTCCTACCGGCTCGATGCGGTCGCCGAGGAGGAGCTCGGGGAGACGAAGGTCCGCTACAGCGGGACGATCACCGCGCTCTGGCAATCCGACCCGGCACGGCTCGTGGAGTACAACTACCGCGACGTCGAACTCTGCGTCGGGATCGACAAAAAGAACAACATCATCGAGTTTTACCGGGAGATCGCCCGGTACGTCGGGTGCCCGCTCGACCGGACGCTGAACTCCTCAAACGTCATCGATATATTCGTCCTGCGTAAGGCTTCGGGCAGGTTCATCCTCCCCTCAAAGGGGTTTGCCGCCGGGGACGAGTTTGAGGGGGCGACCGTCTTTGAGCCCGCCACCGGTCTCCGCGAGAACGTCGTGGTCCTCGACCTGAAATCGCTCTACCCGATGGCGATGATGACGATCAACGCATCGCCCGAGACGAAGAACCCGGACGGGGAACTGCGGGCGCCAAACGGCGTCCGGTTCTCCCGGGAGCCGGACGGGTTAACAAGGAGCATCCTCTCGGAACTCCTCGTGGAGCGGGACGAGCGCAAGCGTCTCCGCAACCGCTACCCCTTCGGGTCGCCGGAGTACGTCCTCTACGACCTCCAGCAGAACGTCCTGAAGGTGATCATGAACTCCTACTACGGGGTCTCGGGCTACACCCGGTTCAGGCTCTACGACCGTGAGATCGGGTCGGCCGTCACATCGGTCGGTCGGGCGATCATCAAGCACACCCGTGATGTCATCACCGATCTTGGCTACACGGTCCTCTACGGCGACACCGACTCTTGTATGGTCGAGGTCCCGCCGGGGAGCCTTGAAGAGACCATCGCGAAGGCGAGGGCGATCGAGGCCCGCCTGAACGCGAGTTACGGCGACTTCGCGCGCCGCGAACTCGCTGCCGATAAACACTACTTCTCTATCAAGTTCGAGAAGGTCTACCGCCGTTTCTTCCAGGCCGGCAAGAAGAAGCGCTACGCCGGGCACCTGGTCTGGAAGGAGGGCAAGGATGTCGACGAGGTCGACGTCGTCGGGTTTGAGATCCGGCGGAGTGATTCGCCGCAGGTCACCCGGGAGGTGCAGCACGACGTCCTCGAGATGATCCTCCGCGGGGATGCGTTCGAGGACGTGCAGGCGTACCTGCGCGACGTCATCAGGAGGTACCGCCGCGGGGAGTACTCCCTCGACGAAGCAGGTATCCCGGGTGGGATCGGGAAGAACCTGGATAGCTACGAGAACGAGGATGCCCATATCAGGGGAGCAAAGTATTCAAACAAGTATCTCGGGACCGATTTCAAGCGGGGCAGCAAACCGAAACGCGTCTACATAAAGACCGTTACTGAGAAGTATCCGCGGACCGACGTGGTCTGCTTCGAGTACGCCGACCAGGTGCCGCCCGAGTTCGTCGTCGACTGGGAGACGATGCTTGAAAAGACGCTCAAAGGACCCCTCTCGCGGATCATTGAGCCGCTCGGGTGGGACTGGCATGACGTCGACCCGACACGGACGACGCTCTTTGACTTTGGGATGTAA
- a CDS encoding small ribosomal subunit Rsm22 family protein, whose translation MSERHRVAEQEPLAGDDYLISDAGRERQLAFFRNPEVPDYIQRLVEGYIERKTTKAWDDPVVLDRMRNAILVQKSRYWKGQQVSYRKAYQVLGYLAYHAPVYLVQFEHILWQIIDQGLAKPHMRILDVGTGPGVVPLAVIDLLGRIGGGSAEVYAIERSEEHFEAYNALVPAAAAAQGDAVRVEKPIREDIRALVVEDLPDRIDLMVFSNVLNELRDMEIEERADLVARLADRLAPDGTIVVVEPADLENATAMRQTVRAIMDRGLTIYSPCSFIWGTVCNPKRCWTFEQKSNIRPTRLMERLAEGGDAYRFINVDIKYSSALLRKDGKTQHAYRVPSGAKFARFSHLHRHRDRTINVVAALMSGNLGDDRTKVYKVCDGTAANPVYAVIPATLRGPNRDIFEGLAYGDIVEFSRVLVKFNRDHNAYNLVILPRTRIEPIRGSEGQDAGTGARST comes from the coding sequence ATGAGCGAGCGGCATAGAGTTGCAGAACAGGAGCCCCTTGCGGGCGATGACTATCTGATCAGTGATGCCGGGCGCGAGCGGCAACTCGCGTTCTTCCGGAACCCGGAGGTCCCCGATTACATCCAGCGGCTCGTGGAGGGCTACATCGAGAGGAAGACCACCAAGGCATGGGACGACCCAGTCGTCCTCGACCGGATGCGGAACGCCATCCTCGTCCAGAAGAGCCGGTACTGGAAAGGACAGCAGGTGAGTTACCGGAAGGCCTACCAGGTCCTCGGCTACCTTGCCTATCACGCGCCCGTCTACCTGGTGCAGTTTGAGCATATCCTCTGGCAGATCATCGATCAGGGGCTCGCAAAGCCCCACATGCGTATCCTGGACGTCGGGACCGGGCCGGGAGTCGTGCCGCTCGCCGTCATCGATCTCCTCGGCAGGATAGGAGGCGGCTCGGCCGAGGTCTACGCCATTGAACGCTCTGAGGAACATTTTGAAGCCTACAACGCCCTGGTCCCGGCCGCCGCCGCGGCACAGGGCGATGCTGTGCGGGTGGAAAAACCCATCCGTGAGGATATCAGGGCACTCGTGGTGGAAGACCTGCCCGACCGGATCGACCTTATGGTCTTCTCAAACGTCTTGAACGAGCTCCGCGACATGGAGATCGAGGAGCGTGCCGACCTCGTCGCCCGTCTCGCCGACCGCCTCGCGCCCGACGGGACGATCGTCGTCGTGGAACCGGCAGACCTCGAGAACGCGACCGCCATGCGCCAGACCGTTCGCGCGATCATGGACCGGGGCCTCACCATCTACAGCCCCTGTTCGTTCATATGGGGCACCGTCTGCAACCCCAAACGATGCTGGACCTTCGAGCAGAAGAGCAACATCCGGCCGACCCGGCTGATGGAACGGCTCGCAGAGGGAGGGGACGCCTACCGGTTCATCAACGTCGATATCAAGTACTCCTCCGCACTCCTGCGGAAGGATGGGAAGACACAGCACGCCTACCGGGTGCCTTCCGGGGCGAAGTTCGCCCGCTTCTCCCACCTCCACCGGCACCGTGACAGAACGATCAACGTCGTCGCCGCGCTGATGTCGGGGAACCTTGGTGATGACCGGACGAAGGTCTACAAGGTCTGCGACGGGACAGCCGCCAACCCGGTCTACGCCGTGATCCCGGCGACCCTCCGGGGCCCGAACCGCGACATCTTCGAGGGGCTTGCCTACGGCGATATCGTGGAGTTCTCGAGGGTCCTCGTCAAGTTCAACCGGGACCACAACGCATACAACCTGGTGATCCTGCCCCGGACCAGGATCGAGCCGATAAGGGGTTCGGAGGGGCAGGATGCGGGGACAGGAGCCAGGAGCACCTGA
- a CDS encoding indolepyruvate oxidoreductase subunit beta codes for MKPSFDILIVGIGGQGTVLASNVLGEACIIEHRSVRSAETHGMAQRGGSVESHIRIDGKFGSLITPGTADLLIAFDLLEALRYRHYLPAGGRLVVNRHLVVPTSVYQQGLAVPDEESILAALSDLDVACIDAAELAEEAGSSLSQNIVMLGAASGDIPLRPETLEEAVRRCVPPKTVEVNAKAFRLGRAAAGERGAPAP; via the coding sequence ATGAAACCCTCGTTTGATATCCTGATCGTCGGGATCGGCGGCCAGGGGACCGTGCTCGCCTCAAACGTCCTCGGTGAGGCGTGCATCATCGAACACCGGAGCGTCAGGAGCGCCGAGACCCACGGGATGGCACAGCGCGGCGGGTCGGTGGAGAGCCATATCCGGATCGACGGGAAGTTCGGTTCCCTGATCACCCCCGGGACGGCCGATCTCCTGATCGCCTTCGACCTCCTCGAGGCCCTCCGCTACCGCCACTACCTCCCGGCCGGAGGAAGGCTCGTGGTGAACCGGCACCTGGTCGTCCCGACATCGGTCTACCAGCAGGGCCTTGCGGTGCCGGATGAGGAGAGCATCCTCGCCGCACTCTCAGACCTCGACGTCGCCTGCATCGACGCTGCAGAACTTGCGGAGGAGGCGGGGAGCAGCCTCTCGCAGAACATCGTTATGCTCGGGGCCGCCTCCGGCGACATACCCCTCAGGCCGGAGACGCTTGAAGAGGCGGTGCGGCGGTGCGTCCCGCCAAAGACCGTCGAAGTCAACGCGAAAGCCTTCAGGCTCGGGCGGGCGGCGGCGGGGGAGCGGGGTGCGCCTGCACCCTGA